A region of Photobacterium sanguinicancri DNA encodes the following proteins:
- a CDS encoding protein-glutamate methylesterase/protein-glutamine glutaminase → MAIKVLVVDDSSFFRRRVSEIINSDPQLEVIGNAVNGKEAVDLAKQLRPDVITMDIEMPVMDGITAVREIMKSTPTPILMFSSLTHDGAKATLDALDAGALDFLPKKFEDIARNRDEAVSLLQKRVIEIARKRVMMRRTAVRPATAATITPREPVSRDAARPLAARPATTTTATRVPVAPRSAIKPVAARFKATGKKYQLMAIGTSTGGPVALQKVLTKLPANFPLPIVLVQHMPATFTAAFAARLNNLCKISVKEAADGDVLKPGVAYLAPGGMQMMLEGRPGSTRVRIIDGGERMNYKPCVDVTFGSAAKIYQDKVLSMILTGMGADGREGCRMLKSGGSTIWAQDEESCVVYGMPQAVAKANISTEDLPLERISERILVELGLG, encoded by the coding sequence ATGGCAATTAAAGTATTGGTAGTGGACGACTCAAGTTTTTTTCGTCGTCGTGTGAGTGAAATTATAAACTCAGATCCACAACTGGAAGTAATTGGTAACGCTGTAAATGGTAAAGAAGCAGTCGATCTTGCAAAGCAACTTCGTCCTGATGTTATTACCATGGATATCGAAATGCCGGTGATGGACGGTATTACGGCTGTGCGTGAAATTATGAAAAGCACACCGACACCAATCTTAATGTTTTCATCACTAACACATGATGGTGCTAAAGCGACCTTGGATGCTTTAGATGCCGGTGCGTTAGATTTCCTGCCTAAAAAGTTTGAAGATATTGCGCGTAATCGTGATGAAGCCGTGAGCTTATTACAAAAACGCGTAATAGAAATTGCACGTAAGCGTGTGATGATGCGCCGTACGGCAGTGCGCCCAGCAACAGCGGCGACAATCACACCGCGCGAACCTGTTTCACGTGATGCTGCACGCCCTTTAGCTGCTCGTCCAGCGACAACAACGACAGCAACTCGTGTGCCAGTTGCACCTCGTTCAGCGATCAAACCTGTTGCTGCGCGCTTTAAAGCAACAGGTAAAAAATATCAGTTAATGGCGATTGGTACGTCAACAGGTGGCCCAGTAGCACTTCAGAAAGTGTTAACTAAACTTCCTGCCAATTTCCCATTACCGATCGTGCTAGTACAACATATGCCAGCTACATTTACGGCGGCTTTTGCAGCGCGTTTGAATAACTTGTGTAAAATCTCAGTTAAAGAAGCCGCAGATGGCGACGTACTAAAACCGGGTGTTGCTTACCTTGCCCCTGGCGGCATGCAAATGATGCTTGAAGGTCGTCCTGGTTCAACCCGCGTTCGCATTATTGATGGCGGCGAGCGAATGAACTACAAACCTTGTGTTGATGTTACTTTTGGCTCTGCAGCGAAGATTTATCAAGATAAAGTGTTATCGATGATCCTTACGGGGATGGGTGCTGATGGCCGTGAAGGTTGTCGTATGCTGAAAAGCGGTGGCTCAACTATTTGGGCACAAGACGAAGAAAGCTGTGTGGTTTACGGCATGCCACAAGCGGTTGCTAAAGCTAACATCTCAACGGAAGACTTACCGCTTGAGCGTATATCTGAACGTATTTTAGTCGAGTTAGGACTAGGGTGA
- a CDS encoding ParA family protein yields the protein MLVWSIANQKGGVGKTTTTVALAGLLSERNKRVLLVDTDPHASLSTYLNIDSDHVPASLFDLFQLTEITRNTVMPLVMQTNYPGIDIIPAHMSLATLDRVMGSRGGMGLVLKKALRSLVDDYDYVLIDCPPILGVMMVNALAASDRILIPVQTEFLAMKGLERMMRTLHIMQKSQPNGFRVTIVPTMYDKRTRASLQTLQELKVRFPDQVWASAVPIDTKFRDASIKHMPPSYFARSCRGVFAYKTLLNYLLRLEQDER from the coding sequence GTGTTAGTCTGGAGCATTGCTAACCAAAAAGGTGGTGTTGGTAAAACAACGACAACAGTTGCGCTTGCTGGGTTACTCAGCGAGCGAAATAAACGTGTGTTGTTGGTTGATACCGATCCCCATGCGTCGTTGAGCACGTATTTGAACATCGATTCAGATCATGTGCCTGCAAGCTTATTTGATTTGTTTCAGTTAACGGAGATTACCCGCAACACCGTGATGCCACTGGTGATGCAGACTAATTATCCGGGCATTGATATTATCCCTGCCCATATGTCGCTAGCGACATTAGATCGCGTCATGGGTAGCCGCGGTGGTATGGGGTTGGTGCTGAAAAAAGCATTGCGCAGTTTGGTTGATGATTACGACTATGTGCTGATCGATTGTCCACCGATCCTTGGTGTAATGATGGTCAATGCGTTAGCAGCCAGTGATCGTATTTTGATCCCGGTACAAACCGAATTTCTGGCGATGAAAGGGCTTGAACGCATGATGCGTACATTGCATATTATGCAAAAGTCACAGCCTAACGGATTCAGGGTCACAATTGTGCCAACCATGTACGACAAGCGAACGCGTGCTTCTTTGCAAACCTTGCAAGAATTAAAGGTGCGTTTCCCTGATCAAGTGTGGGCATCCGCTGTACCAATTGACACTAAGTTTCGTGATGCCAGCATCAAGCATATGCCACCATCCTACTTTGCTCGTAGTTGCCGTGGTGTCTTTGCCTATAAAACATTATTAAATTATCTCCTGCGGTTAGAACAAGATGAGCGATAA
- a CDS encoding chemotaxis protein CheW, which translates to MSDKKRLSSEQALDDYFFDLLIEPEEELEAESTIESEADTSGEIESQLTELPADIDVTATDSDESDNIGVSDDVVDQQPELGDGEVKPTDDLSVLPAQVDGLLTNYDQKSEDNSQVVDSLDDFVDDLALEMSASRNTDYDFSTIELTHSTHGKIAEDAQASNTHHDDGEVLTSQSLADDSTSVNSEVNVDGLTPSLVSSFSLTQHSQSQASNWVPSVQRVEARNLASFTPVVMEHTQPDMQGVQRLLDQMVSMQTAIQQDSDALIDNVTEAEFLAAAQDDVMLAEPEPEPEPEPEPEPEPEPEPEPEPEPEPEPEPEPEPEIIEQVEETPSVATDIVANLSVNNNVESQLATQVGSDIPPEKTAESQLGSEFQALFFEACGVTFAVSLTELGGIHQMGELNHLLGRPEWYLGLLTSRELQHDVVDTARWVMPEKLSSDEHKENYRYIVMLGESKWGLACDKLHGTETLTKQSIRWREKVGKRPWLAGMVKEKMCALIHVEELIKMLNAGLDVKGIQ; encoded by the coding sequence ATGAGCGATAAAAAACGATTATCCAGTGAACAAGCACTGGACGATTACTTTTTCGATCTGTTGATTGAGCCAGAAGAAGAGCTTGAAGCAGAAAGCACGATTGAAAGTGAGGCAGATACAAGTGGGGAGATCGAATCTCAACTAACTGAACTGCCAGCAGATATTGATGTTACGGCAACCGATAGTGATGAATCAGATAATATTGGTGTAAGTGACGATGTTGTAGATCAACAGCCTGAGTTAGGTGACGGGGAGGTCAAACCGACGGATGATTTATCTGTGTTACCCGCTCAAGTTGATGGTTTACTCACTAATTACGATCAAAAAAGTGAAGATAATTCGCAAGTGGTCGATAGCTTAGATGACTTTGTCGATGATCTTGCCTTGGAAATGTCGGCAAGTCGAAATACGGATTATGATTTTTCAACGATTGAACTGACGCACAGTACGCATGGTAAGATCGCTGAAGATGCACAAGCTAGCAATACACACCACGATGATGGTGAAGTATTGACGAGTCAATCGCTTGCCGATGACTCGACGTCAGTAAATTCAGAAGTGAATGTCGATGGTTTAACACCATCACTTGTTTCATCATTTTCGCTGACACAACACAGCCAGTCACAAGCATCTAACTGGGTGCCATCAGTTCAGCGTGTAGAAGCCCGTAACCTGGCGTCATTTACGCCAGTCGTCATGGAGCATACTCAACCTGATATGCAAGGCGTACAACGTCTGCTTGATCAAATGGTGAGCATGCAAACTGCGATTCAACAAGACAGCGATGCCTTGATTGATAATGTGACCGAAGCAGAGTTCCTTGCAGCAGCGCAAGATGACGTTATGCTTGCAGAGCCAGAGCCAGAGCCAGAGCCAGAGCCAGAGCCAGAGCCAGAGCCAGAGCCAGAGCCAGAGCCAGAGCCAGAGCCAGAGCCAGAGCCAGAGCCAGAGCCAGAGCCAGAAATTATCGAGCAAGTGGAGGAAACCCCTTCAGTTGCGACTGACATTGTTGCGAACTTAAGTGTTAATAACAATGTAGAATCTCAGCTAGCGACACAAGTTGGCAGTGACATACCACCCGAGAAAACTGCAGAATCGCAGTTAGGTAGTGAGTTTCAAGCGCTCTTTTTTGAAGCTTGTGGGGTGACATTTGCTGTGTCGTTAACAGAACTGGGCGGTATCCATCAAATGGGTGAGTTAAACCATTTGTTAGGCCGACCAGAGTGGTATCTTGGCTTATTAACGAGCCGTGAGTTACAGCATGATGTTGTTGATACTGCACGGTGGGTAATGCCAGAAAAGTTAAGCTCTGACGAACATAAAGAGAACTATCGCTATATCGTCATGTTGGGTGAAAGTAAGTGGGGGTTAGCATGTGATAAGCTCCACGGTACTGAAACCTTAACAAAACAGAGTATTCGTTGGCGAGAAAAGGTTGGAAAACGACCTTGGCTTGCTGGAATGGTTAAAGAAAAAATGTGTGCTTTAATTCACGTCGAAGAACTTATCAAAATGCTCAATGCAGGGCTTGATGTTAAGGGTATTCAGTGA
- a CDS encoding chemotaxis protein CheW yields MSQVSVAEIQKEDGDQVLQWVTFQLEDETYGINVMQVREVLRYSEIAPVPGAPDYVIGIINLRGNVVTVIDTRSRFGLMPGEISDNTRIVIIEAEKQVIGILVDSVAEVVYLRSSEIDTTPSVGTEESAKFIQGVSNRDGELLILVDLNKLLNDDEWDEMAYL; encoded by the coding sequence ATGTCGCAGGTGAGTGTAGCCGAAATTCAAAAAGAAGACGGCGATCAAGTATTACAGTGGGTTACTTTCCAACTGGAAGATGAAACTTACGGTATTAACGTAATGCAGGTACGCGAAGTACTGCGTTACTCTGAAATTGCACCTGTACCAGGTGCGCCAGACTACGTGATTGGTATTATCAACCTACGTGGTAATGTTGTAACTGTGATCGATACTCGTTCTCGCTTTGGCTTGATGCCGGGTGAGATTTCAGACAATACCCGTATCGTTATTATTGAAGCCGAAAAACAAGTAATTGGTATTTTGGTTGATAGCGTTGCAGAAGTTGTTTATTTGCGTAGCTCAGAAATCGACACGACTCCAAGTGTGGGTACTGAAGAAAGCGCTAAGTTCATTCAAGGCGTAAGTAACCGCGATGGTGAGCTGCTGATCCTAGTGGATTTAAATAAGCTGCTTAACGATGATGAATGGGACGAGATGGCGTACCTATAA
- a CDS encoding DUF2802 domain-containing protein, whose translation MLDLVIQWLPLGISLVALVLLFVLLGRERKARLALEAKFSAMELVAKNARQQHESLTKQFNELRVGTMGMSQKMAEIADHQEMLADRQSEISMQDPDGRLYSRANKMVELGADINELMEECDLPKAEAELLMRLQQISQTRRR comes from the coding sequence ATGCTTGATTTGGTCATACAATGGTTACCTCTTGGTATCTCGTTGGTTGCGCTTGTCTTACTGTTTGTGTTACTTGGCCGTGAGCGAAAAGCCCGTTTAGCCTTAGAAGCTAAATTTTCGGCGATGGAGCTTGTGGCAAAAAATGCACGTCAGCAACATGAAAGCCTCACTAAACAGTTCAATGAACTGCGTGTAGGTACCATGGGTATGAGCCAAAAAATGGCCGAAATAGCAGATCATCAAGAAATGTTAGCGGATCGTCAAAGTGAAATATCAATGCAAGATCCTGATGGACGCTTGTATAGCCGAGCCAACAAAATGGTTGAGCTTGGTGCGGATATTAATGAGTTGATGGAAGAGTGTGATTTGCCAAAAGCAGAAGCTGAATTGCTGATGCGATTACAGCAAATATCACAAACTCGCCGCCGCTAA
- a CDS encoding EscU/YscU/HrcU family type III secretion system export apparatus switch protein gives MSYSKHAVALHYDGRTAPQVTSKGTEQLAEHIIEQVKQQGGLIHEDPVLLEYLNKLEVGDTIPEQLYVIIAELIAFSWFINGKTPPGWEGSENIDTVV, from the coding sequence ATGAGCTACTCAAAACATGCTGTTGCATTACACTATGATGGCCGAACAGCACCACAAGTCACCAGCAAAGGGACAGAGCAGCTTGCCGAGCATATTATTGAGCAAGTTAAACAACAAGGCGGGTTAATTCACGAAGATCCCGTATTGCTGGAGTATTTAAACAAGCTTGAGGTCGGTGATACCATTCCAGAGCAACTCTACGTCATCATTGCAGAGCTTATTGCATTTTCATGGTTCATAAACGGAAAAACCCCGCCCGGATGGGAAGGGTCTGAAAACATCGATACTGTCGTGTAA
- the ccmA gene encoding cytochrome c biogenesis heme-transporting ATPase CcmA, which yields MLSVEKLSCIRDERVLFDDLSFTVESGELVQIEGHNGAGKTTLLRIIAGLGNTDEGRVCWNQEDILSAREEYHQELLFLGHQTGVKRELTAFENLAFFQAMHTEVGESPLGGSAQVFGDDALWQALAHVGLAGREDVPAGQLSAGQQRRVALARLWISNHRLWVLDEPLTAIDKQGVRVLERLFLAHAQRGGIVLLTTHQDMFTDSDQLRKIKLGQ from the coding sequence ATGTTGTCAGTAGAAAAGTTAAGCTGTATTCGTGATGAACGTGTACTGTTCGATGACTTAAGTTTTACCGTTGAAAGCGGTGAGTTAGTGCAAATTGAAGGCCATAACGGTGCGGGTAAAACTACGTTGCTCCGTATCATCGCAGGGCTAGGTAATACCGATGAAGGTCGAGTATGCTGGAATCAGGAAGATATACTGAGTGCCCGTGAAGAATATCATCAAGAGTTGCTTTTTTTAGGGCATCAAACCGGTGTAAAGCGCGAACTGACAGCATTTGAAAATTTAGCTTTTTTCCAAGCAATGCATACTGAGGTTGGTGAGTCACCGTTAGGCGGCAGTGCGCAAGTATTTGGTGATGATGCCTTGTGGCAAGCATTAGCCCATGTGGGCTTAGCCGGGCGTGAAGATGTTCCGGCGGGTCAATTATCTGCAGGTCAGCAACGACGTGTTGCTCTTGCAAGGTTATGGATAAGTAATCATCGATTGTGGGTGCTTGATGAGCCACTCACCGCGATAGATAAACAAGGTGTTCGTGTATTAGAGCGTTTGTTTTTAGCGCATGCACAACGTGGTGGCATCGTATTGTTGACCACGCACCAAGATATGTTTACAGACAGTGATCAACTAAGAAAAATAAAATTGGGGCAGTAA
- the ccmB gene encoding heme exporter protein CcmB produces the protein MLNAISQVIRRELLIAFRRQADVFNPLWFFIIVITLFPLGIGPEPNLLARIAPGIVWVAALLAALLSLERLFRDDYADGSLEQMMLMPTPLPVLALAKMLAHWLLTGVPLLIISPLLAILLSLDWATWKAVVLTLLIGTPTLSFLGAIGVALTVGLRKGGVLLSLLILPLYIPVLIFATSAIDAASLGMPYNGQLALMGAMLVASATLSPFAVAASLRISVN, from the coding sequence ATGTTGAATGCTATTTCTCAGGTTATTCGTCGTGAGCTATTAATTGCCTTTCGTCGTCAGGCCGATGTGTTTAACCCATTGTGGTTTTTCATTATCGTTATTACCTTATTTCCATTAGGGATCGGACCTGAGCCTAATTTACTTGCTCGTATCGCACCGGGCATTGTGTGGGTTGCGGCACTATTAGCAGCACTGTTATCACTTGAGCGTTTGTTTCGTGATGATTATGCCGACGGTTCATTAGAGCAAATGATGTTGATGCCAACGCCATTACCTGTGTTGGCATTAGCGAAAATGTTAGCGCATTGGTTACTGACGGGTGTGCCACTATTAATTATAAGTCCTCTGCTTGCGATTTTATTGTCGCTGGATTGGGCAACATGGAAAGCCGTTGTGCTTACCCTGTTAATTGGTACACCAACGTTGAGTTTTCTAGGCGCGATTGGGGTGGCATTAACGGTGGGATTACGTAAAGGTGGTGTTTTATTGAGTTTGCTCATATTGCCTCTTTATATTCCTGTGCTTATATTTGCAACCTCGGCGATTGATGCAGCGAGCCTAGGCATGCCATACAATGGGCAATTAGCCTTAATGGGCGCCATGCTGGTGGCATCAGCAACGTTATCACCGTTTGCGGTTGCTGCCTCGCTTCGAATTAGCGTGAACTGA
- a CDS encoding heme ABC transporter permease translates to MWKWLHPYAKAENCYRLCGKLLPWFSAIALISIIAGSVWGLAYAPSDYQQGDSFRIIYLHVPAAIWSMGAYMSMAIAAFIGLVWQIRLSDMAAAAMAPIGAVFTFIALLTGAIWGKPMWGAWWVWDARLTSELILLFLYLGVIALYSAFDDQKTAAKAAGILAIVGVINLPIIHFSVEWWNTLHQGATITKFDKPSMDSSMLWPLLLNIIGFACFFGAVTLVRLRSEIIARESHRPWVRQLVK, encoded by the coding sequence ATGTGGAAGTGGCTACATCCCTACGCAAAAGCTGAAAACTGCTACCGCTTATGCGGCAAGTTGTTACCTTGGTTTTCCGCTATCGCACTGATATCTATTATCGCAGGTTCCGTTTGGGGGCTGGCTTACGCGCCAAGTGATTATCAGCAAGGCGATAGTTTCCGTATTATTTACCTGCACGTACCGGCTGCTATATGGTCGATGGGCGCATATATGTCGATGGCGATTGCCGCTTTTATTGGCTTAGTGTGGCAAATTCGTCTATCAGATATGGCTGCAGCGGCAATGGCGCCTATTGGTGCTGTGTTTACGTTTATTGCACTACTTACAGGTGCAATTTGGGGTAAGCCTATGTGGGGTGCTTGGTGGGTATGGGATGCTCGCCTGACTTCTGAATTGATTCTTTTATTCTTATACCTTGGTGTTATCGCGCTATACAGTGCATTTGATGATCAAAAAACAGCGGCGAAAGCTGCGGGTATTCTTGCTATTGTCGGTGTGATTAACCTGCCTATTATTCACTTCTCAGTCGAGTGGTGGAATACCTTGCACCAAGGTGCGACCATTACCAAATTTGATAAACCATCGATGGACAGTTCAATGCTGTGGCCTTTATTGCTAAACATTATTGGCTTTGCTTGTTTCTTCGGTGCGGTAACTTTGGTGCGTTTGCGCAGTGAAATTATTGCACGTGAAAGTCATCGCCCTTGGGTCCGTCAGTTAGTAAAGTGA
- the ccmD gene encoding heme exporter protein CcmD, whose product MHFESFSDFLAMGGYASYVWSAYGISFLAMLWILLSSLQKKRRLMAELKNKIAREQRIEDAKKLENTL is encoded by the coding sequence ATGCATTTTGAATCATTTAGCGACTTTTTAGCGATGGGGGGTTATGCCTCTTACGTGTGGAGCGCTTACGGTATCTCTTTCCTTGCGATGCTTTGGATTTTATTGTCTAGCTTACAAAAAAAGCGCCGTTTAATGGCGGAGCTTAAAAATAAAATTGCGCGTGAGCAGCGTATTGAAGATGCGAAAAAACTGGAGAACACACTATGA
- the ccmE gene encoding cytochrome c maturation protein CcmE, translating into MNPRRKKRLTLVLALVVGLGATIGLMLYALNQNMDLFYTPTELVNGKPDGTKPEVGQRLRIGGMVVAGSVSRDPQSLQVSFDVADIGPSVTVTYDGILPDLFREGQGIVAQGVLVNATTVEAHEVLAKHDEEYMPPEVAAAMEKTHAPLEYSKEQTQGSTQ; encoded by the coding sequence ATGAACCCGAGACGTAAAAAGCGCTTAACCTTGGTGTTAGCGTTAGTCGTTGGCCTCGGTGCAACTATTGGCTTAATGCTGTATGCATTAAATCAAAATATGGACTTGTTCTATACCCCGACCGAACTTGTGAATGGTAAACCTGATGGTACAAAACCAGAGGTTGGTCAGCGTTTACGTATTGGCGGTATGGTGGTTGCAGGTTCAGTCAGTCGTGACCCTCAGTCGTTACAAGTAAGTTTTGATGTGGCCGATATTGGCCCGTCAGTAACCGTTACGTATGACGGCATCTTACCGGACTTGTTCCGTGAAGGTCAGGGTATTGTTGCGCAAGGTGTGTTAGTTAACGCAACAACCGTTGAAGCGCATGAAGTGTTAGCGAAGCATGATGAAGAATATATGCCGCCAGAAGTTGCAGCTGCAATGGAAAAAACACACGCGCCGCTTGAATATTCAAAAGAACAAACGCAAGGTAGTACACAATGA
- a CDS encoding heme lyase CcmF/NrfE family subunit, translating to MIAEIGHFALIIALGLSVLASIYPLYGATTGNQAMMRTARPLTHGVFGMLMISFVILCWGFYSNDFTITYVASNSNSLLPWYYRITAVWGAHEGSLLLWVLIQAGWAAAVARFSRGMPLESVARVLAVMGMISVGFLLFIIVTSNPFLRTLPYFPVDGRDLNPLLQDPGLIIHPPMLYMGYVGFSVAFAFAIASLMTGRLDTAWARWSRPWTIAAWSFLTLGIALGSWWAYYELGWGGWWFWDPVENASFMPWLAGTALMHSLSVTEKRGTFKAWTVLLAISAFSLSLLGTFLVRSGVLVSVHAFASDPARGMFILGFLVVVIGGSLLLYALRGGQIRSRGNYSLLSRENLLLANNLLLIAGLLVVLIGTLLPLVHKQIGLGSVSIGAPFFNTLFTWLMIPFAFILGIGPLVRWKRDQMSSIKKPMIISALITVPFAIGSIYLLTDKFQVMAALGVAMAVWIITLQCYEVYERATHRHSLMTGLGKLGRSHWAMVLGHLGMAVTVIGIALVSNYDLERDVRMAPGETINVEGYDFHFAGVRDADGPNYDGYIADFNITKSGKRVTTLHAEKRFYSVARSMMTEAAIDSGITRDLYVAMGEKLGNDGAWAVRIYYKPFVNWIWFGATLMALGGAIAISDKRYRFRKKAKQPESSDAQEAEVN from the coding sequence ATGATTGCTGAAATAGGGCACTTTGCTCTGATCATTGCGCTAGGGTTGTCGGTGCTTGCGAGCATTTACCCACTCTATGGTGCAACGACCGGAAATCAGGCAATGATGCGGACAGCACGACCACTCACACATGGTGTGTTTGGTATGCTGATGATCTCGTTTGTTATCCTGTGTTGGGGATTTTATAGCAACGATTTTACGATCACGTATGTTGCAAGTAACTCAAACTCTTTACTGCCTTGGTACTACCGTATAACTGCAGTTTGGGGTGCACACGAAGGTTCGTTACTGCTTTGGGTATTAATCCAAGCGGGTTGGGCTGCTGCTGTCGCTCGTTTTAGCCGTGGTATGCCGCTAGAATCTGTAGCACGCGTATTGGCAGTCATGGGAATGATTTCAGTGGGCTTCCTACTGTTTATTATTGTTACCTCAAACCCATTCCTGCGTACGCTTCCTTATTTCCCTGTTGATGGCCGTGATCTTAACCCGCTTCTACAAGATCCTGGTTTGATCATTCACCCACCAATGCTTTACATGGGCTATGTTGGTTTCTCGGTTGCGTTTGCATTTGCGATTGCATCGCTAATGACGGGTCGTCTTGATACGGCTTGGGCGCGCTGGTCTCGCCCTTGGACAATCGCAGCATGGTCTTTCCTAACGCTGGGTATCGCACTAGGTTCATGGTGGGCTTACTATGAATTAGGCTGGGGCGGTTGGTGGTTCTGGGATCCAGTAGAAAATGCTTCATTTATGCCATGGCTTGCGGGTACGGCATTAATGCACTCGTTATCTGTGACAGAAAAGCGCGGTACATTTAAAGCTTGGACAGTATTGTTAGCCATCTCTGCATTTTCACTGAGCTTACTGGGTACTTTCCTTGTGCGTTCTGGTGTATTGGTCTCGGTTCACGCCTTTGCTTCTGACCCTGCACGTGGCATGTTCATTTTAGGTTTCTTGGTTGTTGTTATTGGCGGTTCATTATTGCTTTACGCTCTGCGTGGCGGTCAAATTCGCTCTCGTGGTAACTACAGCTTGCTGTCGCGTGAAAACCTACTGTTAGCGAATAACTTATTGTTAATTGCTGGCCTGTTAGTGGTATTAATCGGTACTTTGTTACCGCTTGTACATAAACAAATTGGTTTGGGCTCGGTATCTATCGGTGCGCCATTCTTTAATACCTTGTTTACTTGGCTAATGATCCCATTTGCTTTCATTTTGGGTATCGGCCCACTGGTTCGCTGGAAACGCGATCAGATGTCGAGTATTAAAAAACCAATGATCATTTCAGCTTTGATCACTGTACCGTTTGCAATTGGCTCTATCTACTTGTTGACCGATAAATTCCAAGTGATGGCGGCACTGGGTGTTGCGATGGCGGTTTGGATTATTACACTGCAATGTTATGAAGTTTATGAGCGAGCAACGCATCGCCATAGTCTAATGACGGGGTTAGGTAAGCTAGGCCGAAGCCATTGGGCTATGGTATTAGGTCACTTAGGTATGGCTGTTACCGTTATTGGTATCGCGCTTGTGTCTAACTATGATCTAGAACGTGATGTTCGTATGGCGCCGGGTGAAACCATCAATGTTGAAGGTTACGACTTCCACTTCGCCGGTGTGCGTGATGCTGACGGTCCAAACTACGACGGTTATATTGCTGACTTTAACATTACTAAATCGGGCAAACGTGTAACGACACTTCATGCCGAAAAACGTTTCTACAGCGTAGCGCGTTCTATGATGACCGAGGCTGCTATTGACAGTGGTATTACCCGCGACCTTTATGTTGCTATGGGTGAGAAACTGGGTAACGACGGCGCTTGGGCGGTACGTATTTACTACAAACCATTTGTGAACTGGATTTGGTTCGGTGCAACCTTAATGGCATTGGGCGGCGCAATTGCAATTAGTGATAAGCGCTACCGTTTCCGTAAAAAAGCGAAGCAACCAGAATCAAGTGATGCTCAAGAAGCTGAGGTGAACTGA
- a CDS encoding DsbE family thiol:disulfide interchange protein → MNKKVLFIPLALFIGLVVMFLVQLTRNAGGDDPTKLESVLVGKPVPQFKLEDLVEAGKLYEQGIFKGEPLLLNVWATWCPTCYAEHSYLNELSADGVKIVGLNYKDDRLKAVQWLNELGNPYVHSLFDGNGMLGMDLGVYGAPETFLIDANGIIRYRHVGDVNPRNWSEKLQPMYQALLEEAKG, encoded by the coding sequence ATGAATAAAAAAGTCTTATTTATCCCACTAGCTCTGTTTATTGGGTTAGTTGTGATGTTCCTTGTTCAATTAACGCGCAATGCTGGCGGTGATGATCCCACTAAATTGGAATCAGTCTTAGTAGGCAAACCTGTTCCTCAATTTAAGTTGGAAGATTTAGTTGAAGCAGGCAAGTTGTACGAGCAAGGGATTTTCAAAGGTGAGCCATTATTGCTAAACGTATGGGCAACTTGGTGTCCAACGTGTTATGCCGAGCACTCTTACCTAAATGAGTTGTCAGCTGATGGTGTGAAGATCGTAGGCCTGAACTACAAAGATGATCGCTTAAAAGCGGTGCAATGGTTGAATGAACTGGGTAACCCTTATGTTCATAGCCTGTTTGATGGTAACGGCATGCTTGGGATGGATCTGGGCGTATATGGTGCGCCAGAAACCTTCTTGATCGATGCGAATGGCATTATTCGTTACCGACACGTCGGGGATGTTAACCCGCGTAACTGGTCAGAAAAATTGCAACCTATGTATCAAGCGTTACTTGAGGAGGCAAAAGGATGA